Proteins from a genomic interval of Macaca thibetana thibetana isolate TM-01 chromosome 17, ASM2454274v1, whole genome shotgun sequence:
- the GTF3A gene encoding LOW QUALITY PROTEIN: transcription factor IIIA (The sequence of the model RefSeq protein was modified relative to this genomic sequence to represent the inferred CDS: deleted 2 bases in 2 codons), producing MRSSGAGAGRGLVPPRPRAPGSVPASREGSAWSSGPGARFPARVSAHGSAPGPGRGGASALDPPAVVAESVSSLTIAEAFIAAGESSAPTPPCPALPRRFICSFPDCSANYSKAWKLDAHLCKHTGERPFVCDYEGCGKAFIRDYHLSRHILTHTGEKPFVCAANGCGQKFNTKSNLKKHFERKHENQQKQYICSFEDCRKAFKKHQQLKIHQCQHTSEPLFKCTQEGCGKHFASPSKLKRHAKTHEGYVCQKGCSFVAKTWTELLKHVRETHKEEILCEVCQKTFKRKDYLKQHMKTHAPEREVCRCPREGCGRTYTTVFNLQSHILSFHEERRPFVCEHAGCGKTFAMKQSLTRHAVVHDPDKKKMKLKVKKSREKRSLASHLSGYIPPKRKQGQGLSLCQNGESPKCVEDKVLSTVAVLTLS from the exons ATGCGCAGCAGTGGCGCcggcgcggggcggggcctggTG CCCCCCCGACCCCGCGCTCCCGGAAGTGTGCCGGCGTCGCGCGAAGGTTCAGCCTGGAGCAGTGGGCCGGGCGCG CGGTTCCCGGCACGTGTCTCGGCACATGGCAGCGCGCCTGGCCCGGGGCGTGGAGGCGCCAGCGCCCTGGATCCGCCGGCCGTGGTCGCGGAGTCGGTGTCGTCCCTGACCATCGCTGAAGCGTTCATCGCAGCCGGCGAAAGCTCAGCTCCGACCCCGCCGTGCCCCGCGCTTCCCAGGAGGTTCATCTGCTCCTTCCCCGACTGCAGCGCCAATTACAGCAAGGCCTGGAAGCTTGACGCGCACCTGTGCAAGCACACGGGGGAG AGACCATTTGTTTGTGACTACGAAGGGTGTGGCAAGGCCTTCATCAGGGATTACCATCTGAGCCGCCACATTCTgactcacactggagaaaagccGTTTGT TTGTGCAGCTAATGGCTGTGGTCAAAAATTCAACACAAAATCAAACTTGAAGAAACATTTTGAACGCAAAcatgaaaatcaacaaaaacaataCATA TGCAGTTTTGAAGACTGTAGGAAGGCCTTTAAGAAACATCAGCAGCTGAAAATCCATCAGTGCCAGCATACCAGTGAACCTCTGTTCAA GTGTACCCAGGAAGGATGTGGGAAACACTTTGCATCACCCAGCAAGCTGAAACGACACGCCAAGACCCACGAGG GCTATGTATGTCAAAAAGGATGTTCCTTTGTGGCAAAAACATGGACAGAACTTCTGAAACATGTGAGAGAAACCCATAAAG AGGAAATACTATGTGAAGTATGCCAGAAAACATTTAAACGCAAAGATTACCTTAAGCAACACATGAAAACTCATGCCCCAGAGAGGGAGGTATGTCGCTGTCCAAGAGAAGGCTGTGGAAGAACCTACACAACTGTATTTAATCTCCAAAGCCATATCCTCTCCTTCCACGAGGAAAGGCGCCCTTTTGTGTGTGAACACGCCGGCTGTGGCAAAACATTTGCAATGAAA caAAGTCTCACTAGGCATGCTGTTGTACATGATCCtgacaagaagaaaatgaagctcaAA GTAAAAAAATCTCGTGAAAAACGGAGTTTGGCCTCTCATCTCAGTGGATATATCCCTCCCAAAAGGAAACAAGGGCAAGGCTTATCTTTGTGTCAAAACGGAGAGTCACCCAAGTGTGTGGAAGACAAGGTGCTCTCGACGGTTGCAGTACTTACCCTCAGCTAA
- the MTIF3 gene encoding translation initiation factor IF-3, mitochondrial: MAALFLKRLTLQTVKSENSCVRCFGKHIVQKTAPAQSFPIASAPRLSFLIHAEAFSTIEDTQNEGKKKKKSQTAFGNIGRKISQRIVHLFDEKGNDMGNMHRADVIRLMDERDLRLVQRNASTEPAEYQLMTGMQILQERQRLREMKKASPKTGPTLTKELTFSSNIGQHDLDTKTKQIQQWIKKERQVRITIKKGKNVDVSENKMEEIFHQILQTMPGMATFLSRPQAVQGGKALMCVLRPLSKNEEKAYGETQKTQKRDTLNQDQGNDKESNVLHQ, translated from the exons ATGGCTGCTCTTTTTCTAAAGAGATTAACACTACAAACTGTAAAGTCTGAAAATAGTTGCGTCAGATGTTTTGGTAAACACATCGTGCAAAAGACAGCACCAGCACAGTCGTTCCCTATTGCTTCTGCCCCGAGACTCTCCTTCCTAATTCATGCAGAAGCCTTTAGTACCATTGAAGACAcccagaatgaaggaaaaaagaaaaaaaagagtcaaacagCTTTTGGTAACATTGGAAGAAAAATTAGTCAGCGAATTGTTCACTTATTTGATGAGAAGGGCAATGATATGGGAAACATGCACCGAGCAGATGTGATTAGACTTATGGATGAGCGAGACCTGCGACTGGTTCAAAGGAACGCCAGCACAGAGCCTGCAGAGTACCAGCTTATGACAGGAATGCAGATCCTCCAGGAGCGGCAGAGGCTGAGGGAGATGAAGAAGGCTAGCCCCAAAACTG GACCAACCCTGACAAAGGAACTgactttttcttcaaatattggaCAACATGATTTGGACACAAAGACTAAACAGATTCAACAGTGGATTAAGAAAGAACGCCAAGTCCGGATTactataaagaaaggaaaaaatgtagacgtatcagaaaataaaatg GAGGAGATATTTCATCAAATACTCCAGACTATGCCTGGAATGGCTACATTCTTATCTAGGCCACAAGCTGTTCAAGGAGGAAAAGCTTTAATGTGTGTTCTTCGTCCTTTaagcaaaaatgaagaaaaggcatATGGAGAAACTCAAAAGACCCAGAAAAGAGACACTTTGAACCAAGACCAAGGAAATGATAAGGAATCAAATGTTCTGCATCagtaa